From a region of the Halorubrum sp. BV1 genome:
- a CDS encoding DNA cytosine methyltransferase, which yields MVGIIDLFCGTGGFSYGFETHPSDEYEVLLGLDKKGVAIETFHRNHSEAETIKGDIREWPPEKASTAAGIDPENVQIIVGGPPCQGFSSIRPDRGGKGEDQRNGLYTDFIEYVEYFKPDFFVMENVVGLATHRDGETISRIVQSADEIGYRADWRILNGANFGLPQRRERLIMVGSRNGEQIDFPVPTHQANGRTIGYHDKSKVITAQPTLSDFKNKETLPEARTVMDAISDLPNIQAGEEATTYTNPPENQYQASMRDGSQNLTLHKATNHGDKMMTIIRNSGSNKQETITNLKENEGVDSSDEYISSGYSSSYSRIDPDLPSVTMTVNFIHPASNKCIHPRQDRALTPREGARIQSFPDDFEFAGSRSDIVEQIGNAVPPLLGRVLGEHIIGMYDSAFEVDYRSCVIGKSQDRKVQI from the coding sequence ATGGTAGGAATTATTGACCTCTTTTGTGGTACTGGTGGATTCTCGTACGGGTTTGAAACTCACCCTTCAGACGAGTATGAGGTTCTACTCGGATTGGATAAAAAAGGGGTAGCAATAGAAACCTTCCACCGGAATCACTCCGAAGCAGAGACAATCAAGGGGGATATTCGGGAATGGCCTCCAGAGAAAGCCTCAACAGCGGCCGGTATTGACCCCGAAAACGTTCAGATAATAGTCGGGGGGCCACCGTGCCAAGGGTTTTCGTCGATCCGGCCAGATCGTGGGGGAAAAGGAGAAGACCAGCGAAATGGTCTTTATACCGACTTCATTGAGTATGTCGAGTATTTCAAGCCGGACTTCTTCGTGATGGAAAACGTCGTTGGGCTGGCAACTCACAGAGATGGGGAAACCATCTCTCGAATCGTACAGAGTGCCGATGAGATTGGATATCGTGCTGATTGGCGGATTCTAAATGGGGCCAATTTCGGGCTTCCACAACGCCGTGAACGTCTGATTATGGTTGGGTCACGAAACGGGGAACAGATCGATTTCCCTGTTCCGACTCACCAGGCAAATGGCCGCACTATTGGCTACCACGACAAATCGAAGGTCATTACGGCTCAACCGACTTTGAGCGATTTCAAAAATAAGGAAACTCTCCCAGAAGCTCGGACAGTCATGGATGCCATTAGCGATCTGCCTAACATCCAAGCTGGCGAAGAAGCCACGACCTACACAAATCCGCCAGAAAACCAATATCAAGCCTCAATGAGAGACGGCTCTCAGAATCTGACTCTCCACAAGGCGACCAACCATGGAGATAAGATGATGACTATCATTCGGAACAGCGGCTCGAACAAACAGGAGACCATCACGAATCTAAAAGAGAACGAAGGAGTTGACAGTAGTGATGAGTATATTTCCAGCGGCTACAGCTCCAGCTATTCCCGGATTGACCCCGACCTTCCATCAGTAACTATGACGGTCAACTTCATCCATCCCGCTTCTAACAAATGTATCCATCCCCGACAAGACCGGGCGTTGACGCCCCGCGAAGGCGCACGGATACAGAGCTTCCCCGACGATTTTGAGTTTGCCGGGAGTCGGAGTGATATAGTCGAGCAGATTGGAAACGCGGTTCCGCCCCTACTTGGACGAGTTCTCGGAGAACACATAATTGGTATGTACGATTCTGCCTTTGAAGTGGACTATCGCTCCTGCGTGATTGGAAAAAGTCAGGACCGGAAAGTTCAGATATAG
- a CDS encoding DsrE family protein — protein MANAAIVVLAGTEGHESLGRVVNALQAATEFAENDEDELELLFDGAGTTWIPELEDESHDYHALYRSLRDEVSVCDYCSGAFGVEDAVDDAGVSMLDDHDGHPSIRDLVDEDYEVITF, from the coding sequence ATGGCAAACGCAGCGATAGTCGTCTTGGCTGGTACGGAAGGTCACGAGAGTCTCGGCCGCGTCGTGAACGCGCTTCAGGCCGCGACGGAGTTCGCCGAGAACGACGAGGACGAACTCGAACTGCTATTCGACGGCGCGGGAACGACGTGGATCCCGGAACTGGAAGACGAGTCTCACGACTACCACGCCCTCTATCGGTCGCTCCGAGACGAGGTGTCCGTCTGTGACTACTGTTCCGGCGCGTTCGGCGTCGAAGACGCCGTCGACGACGCCGGCGTGTCGATGCTCGACGACCACGACGGCCACCCGAGCATTCGGGACTTGGTCGACGAGGACTACGAGGTCATCACCTTCTGA
- a CDS encoding enoyl-CoA hydratase/isomerase family protein, with protein sequence MIRVRDDDDIRTVTLDRPDSRNALRPDDLDDLRAAVETADTPVTYLRGAGRAFCAGADLDAVAGLDDPSEFARRGQRTASTLADADTVVVCGIDGAARGGGVEMALAADVRVATPDATFGEPGVSFGLFGAWGGTVRLPRVMREGDALEFALSGRVLDAEEARQAGLVSRVVDDPRAVATEIASGKPDALRTIKRRIRDRRGDETQERAEAAAFADLVATHREEIAASRGD encoded by the coding sequence ATGATCCGCGTCCGAGACGACGACGATATCCGCACCGTAACGCTCGACCGTCCCGACAGCCGGAACGCGTTGCGGCCGGACGATCTCGACGATCTCCGCGCCGCCGTCGAAACAGCCGACACGCCGGTGACGTACCTCCGGGGAGCGGGACGCGCCTTCTGTGCCGGAGCCGACCTCGACGCCGTCGCCGGGTTGGACGATCCGAGCGAGTTCGCTCGTCGAGGCCAGCGGACGGCATCGACGCTCGCGGACGCCGACACCGTCGTCGTCTGCGGTATCGACGGAGCCGCTCGGGGCGGCGGCGTCGAGATGGCACTGGCGGCTGACGTCCGCGTTGCGACCCCGGACGCGACCTTCGGCGAACCGGGGGTCTCGTTCGGGCTGTTCGGTGCGTGGGGCGGGACCGTCCGGCTCCCGCGCGTGATGCGTGAGGGTGACGCGCTGGAGTTCGCTCTGTCCGGACGCGTCCTCGACGCCGAGGAGGCGCGTCAGGCCGGGCTTGTCTCCCGCGTCGTCGACGACCCTCGCGCGGTCGCCACCGAGATCGCCTCCGGCAAACCGGACGCGCTGCGAACGATCAAGCGTCGCATTCGGGATCGCCGGGGAGACGAGACACAAGAGCGCGCAGAGGCGGCGGCCTTCGCCGACCTCGTCGCCACGCACCGCGAGGAGATCGCCGCGAGCCGCGGAGACTGA
- a CDS encoding NADH:flavin oxidoreductase/NADH oxidase, giving the protein MTQSLFTPFSLRGTEFRNRVMMSPMCQYSADDGFANDWHRIHLGSRAVGGAGVVMTEATAVEERGRITPGCLGIWSDEHAEALAPTVEFVRSQGATPGIQLAHAGRKASHRPPSEGGTPIPADDADGWETVSSTDDPYPDGDESESNEPAATRRLSTDEIPDVVDAFADAAARSIDAGFEIAEVHAAHGYLVHQFLSPVTNDRDDEYGGSFENRTRLVREVVSAVRDVWPDDKPVFVRISATDWLDERDSWDVDDSVRLAPLLADAGADLIDVSGGGIHPDQELPNTGPGYQLPYAEAIREGTDVPVAAVGGITEPTHADAVVRNDRADLVALGRELLRHPYWTLEAAHELGAEVEWPVQYRRGRFD; this is encoded by the coding sequence ATGACTCAGTCGCTTTTTACGCCGTTTTCGCTGCGCGGGACCGAATTCCGGAATCGTGTGATGATGTCTCCGATGTGCCAATACTCCGCAGACGACGGGTTCGCGAACGACTGGCACCGGATTCACCTAGGGAGCCGCGCCGTCGGCGGGGCGGGCGTCGTGATGACCGAGGCCACCGCCGTCGAGGAGCGGGGCCGGATCACTCCGGGCTGCCTCGGGATCTGGTCCGACGAGCACGCCGAGGCGCTCGCGCCGACGGTCGAGTTCGTCCGATCGCAGGGAGCGACGCCGGGGATCCAGTTGGCACACGCCGGGCGAAAGGCGTCACACAGACCCCCTTCGGAGGGAGGAACGCCGATCCCGGCTGACGACGCGGACGGCTGGGAGACCGTCTCCTCGACCGACGATCCGTACCCGGACGGAGACGAGAGCGAATCGAACGAGCCGGCCGCGACGCGCCGCCTCTCGACCGACGAGATCCCCGACGTGGTCGACGCGTTCGCCGACGCGGCCGCGCGGTCGATCGACGCCGGCTTCGAGATCGCCGAGGTCCACGCCGCACACGGGTACCTCGTCCACCAGTTCCTCTCGCCGGTCACCAACGACCGCGACGACGAGTACGGCGGGAGCTTCGAGAACCGAACCCGACTGGTCCGGGAGGTCGTCTCGGCCGTCCGCGACGTCTGGCCCGACGACAAGCCAGTGTTCGTTCGGATCTCCGCGACGGACTGGCTCGACGAGCGCGACTCGTGGGACGTCGACGACTCGGTCCGGCTGGCACCCCTGCTCGCCGACGCGGGAGCGGACCTCATCGACGTCTCCGGCGGCGGGATCCACCCGGACCAAGAGCTGCCGAACACCGGTCCGGGTTACCAACTCCCCTACGCCGAGGCCATCCGCGAGGGGACAGACGTGCCGGTGGCCGCGGTCGGAGGGATAACCGAGCCGACCCACGCCGACGCCGTGGTGCGAAACGACCGAGCCGACCTCGTCGCGCTCGGTCGGGAGCTGCTCCGACACCCGTACTGGACGCTCGAAGCGGCCCACGAACTCGGCGCGGAAGTCGAGTGGCCGGTGCAGTACCGGCGGGGTCGCTTCGACTGA
- a CDS encoding DUF418 domain-containing protein, with protein MTRDAGPTPPSERIVSLDALRGFALLGIFLINVWVFAMPEQTLLNPNIYADSAVYGDFSGANYWAWFVGHVFAQSKFITLFSALFGAGILLFVESKSEKGQDAVRLHYRRTAILIAIGLAHAYLLWYGDILVAYGLTGLFVVTLRDWDAKQLAGLAGIFLAFVPALELFAAVTVGGEAIAGQWMPPEAALRQEVVTYRSGWLEQMGHRVSSSFQRQTTGFIGSSFWRIGGVMLLGMALYRNGVLTGERSNRLYRLLVAGGGVGVALVIAGVAYIEANDWSAGAALYWRQFNYVGSLLLAGGYLGAVTLYVRRRPDGLATNALAAVGRTAFTNYLLQTVIATTVFYGHGLGLFGSVTRVEQYALVLGVWAVQIALSVLWLRRYRFGPVEWVWRTLTYGETQPLRNSG; from the coding sequence GTGACGCGCGACGCCGGCCCGACGCCGCCCTCCGAACGGATCGTCAGTCTCGACGCGCTCAGAGGGTTCGCCCTGCTCGGGATCTTCCTCATCAACGTCTGGGTGTTCGCGATGCCGGAACAGACGCTTCTCAACCCGAACATCTACGCCGATTCGGCCGTTTACGGCGATTTCTCCGGTGCGAACTACTGGGCGTGGTTCGTCGGCCATGTGTTCGCCCAGTCGAAGTTCATCACGCTCTTCTCGGCGCTTTTCGGCGCGGGGATCCTGCTTTTCGTCGAGAGCAAATCCGAAAAAGGTCAAGACGCGGTGCGGCTTCACTACCGCCGGACCGCGATCCTCATCGCGATCGGACTCGCGCACGCGTACCTCCTCTGGTACGGCGACATCCTCGTCGCGTACGGGCTCACCGGGCTGTTCGTCGTCACGCTGCGCGACTGGGACGCGAAACAGCTCGCCGGCCTCGCCGGTATTTTCCTCGCGTTCGTCCCCGCCTTGGAACTGTTCGCCGCCGTCACCGTCGGCGGCGAGGCGATAGCCGGGCAGTGGATGCCGCCCGAGGCGGCGCTCCGACAGGAAGTGGTCACGTACCGGAGCGGCTGGCTCGAACAGATGGGTCACCGCGTCTCCTCGTCGTTCCAGCGGCAGACCACGGGATTCATCGGGTCGAGCTTCTGGCGGATCGGCGGCGTCATGCTGCTCGGCATGGCCCTGTACCGGAACGGCGTGTTGACCGGCGAGCGCTCCAATCGACTCTACCGGCTGCTCGTCGCTGGCGGCGGCGTCGGCGTCGCGCTCGTCATCGCGGGCGTCGCCTACATCGAGGCCAACGACTGGAGCGCCGGCGCGGCGCTGTACTGGCGACAGTTCAACTACGTCGGGAGCCTCCTCCTCGCCGGCGGCTACCTCGGGGCCGTCACGCTCTACGTCCGGCGACGGCCCGACGGTCTGGCGACGAACGCGCTCGCCGCGGTCGGCCGGACGGCGTTCACGAACTATCTCTTACAGACCGTGATCGCCACCACGGTCTTCTACGGACACGGGCTCGGGCTGTTCGGCTCCGTGACTCGCGTCGAACAGTACGCGCTGGTCCTCGGTGTGTGGGCGGTCCAGATCGCGCTCTCGGTGCTCTGGCTGCGCCGCTACCGGTTCGGCCCCGTCGAGTGGGTCTGGCGGACGCTCACCTACGGCGAGACACAGCCGCTTCGGAACTCGGGATAG
- a CDS encoding helix-turn-helix domain-containing protein: protein MDDEFTQELGHRIRELRELQKRPLEEVAQEADIHRTTLGKIERGDREPSLSIALRIADALNVTVTELVNPDSFRTPQKEHVIDDADIYENVPFDGKAVLRGIEEAYENLDTIDFAFRRRGADPLAEQFDEYSALSTVLGEFFATGVASGSDGVYEVNAGDFPDLISTGATDDVPGIEIKVAMETYMPKGHLPKPGMYIAIRYVLADRDKNYQCGERKDTAWIWEVRMGKIEADQFNKSDTEGDSGKTATFSAEALWNFDCVYLDPDLIPYSRYKDKEALSKVQGQSTH from the coding sequence ATGGACGATGAATTTACGCAGGAACTCGGACACCGTATCAGGGAACTCCGTGAACTACAGAAAAGACCGCTTGAAGAAGTAGCTCAGGAAGCCGATATTCATCGAACGACTCTCGGAAAGATCGAAAGAGGAGACCGAGAGCCGAGTCTTTCTATCGCACTTAGAATAGCAGACGCGCTAAATGTTACCGTTACCGAACTGGTCAATCCAGACTCGTTCAGAACGCCACAAAAGGAGCATGTGATTGACGACGCGGATATTTACGAAAATGTTCCGTTCGATGGGAAAGCGGTTTTACGAGGAATAGAAGAAGCCTACGAGAACCTGGACACGATTGATTTCGCATTTCGCCGTCGAGGTGCCGATCCACTTGCTGAACAGTTTGACGAATACTCTGCTCTATCAACTGTTCTCGGAGAGTTCTTCGCTACAGGTGTCGCTTCGGGGTCGGATGGTGTTTATGAGGTAAATGCTGGTGACTTTCCAGACCTGATTAGTACCGGAGCAACAGACGATGTTCCCGGTATTGAAATCAAGGTAGCGATGGAGACGTATATGCCGAAAGGTCACCTCCCCAAACCGGGAATGTACATAGCTATCAGGTACGTATTAGCTGATCGCGATAAAAACTATCAGTGCGGAGAACGGAAGGACACAGCATGGATTTGGGAGGTCCGTATGGGTAAAATCGAGGCAGACCAATTTAACAAAAGCGACACTGAAGGTGATTCTGGAAAGACGGCTACCTTCTCAGCTGAAGCTCTCTGGAATTTCGACTGTGTTTATCTCGACCCTGATTTGATTCCTTATTCAAGATACAAGGACAAAGAGGCACTCTCGAAGGTACAGGGCCAGTCAACTCACTGA